One window of the Polycladomyces subterraneus genome contains the following:
- a CDS encoding LuxR C-terminal-related transcriptional regulator: protein MESILPTPILTQKEVRQILNTLVQGYPECETRWRVKLSTFKLSGVEKRAVNDVFQFLLERLDRFLSDPVTGARQFHERIASHPGKLRLSHIILIIGALEEITLELILQNPDLDIHVGFCWIHSSLLNLAFSAIQEQEFLHGSMSEESDQSGQLSKRDPIPFKEDQIRLYEAIIQYDENLLTLNGLEDILSYTVREVCRIAGFARAALFWYTPITRSLDGIYSHNIDLDDIRRIRELDYKIPGLKYVLKEKKPIYFRNVKHYLPSHHIEHFRVTSLVVAPLYGKDPFPLGFLLLDQNGQPFRPEHQMMETVHALMKRTSKALEAQLNPSRPPRFHTPSVLSNREREILQLIADGHSTKSIAAELYISEHTVAEYANTILKKLEAKNRTEAVAIALRKQWIR from the coding sequence ATGGAGAGTATCCTACCCACCCCAATCCTGACCCAGAAGGAAGTTCGACAAATTCTGAACACGTTGGTTCAGGGCTACCCGGAATGCGAGACCCGTTGGAGAGTGAAACTCTCGACGTTCAAGCTCTCCGGGGTGGAAAAGCGCGCGGTGAACGACGTATTCCAATTCCTCCTGGAGCGGCTGGACCGTTTCCTTTCCGATCCGGTCACCGGCGCCCGGCAGTTTCATGAACGGATCGCTTCCCATCCGGGTAAGCTCCGTCTGAGTCATATCATCCTCATCATCGGCGCATTGGAGGAGATTACGCTCGAGTTGATCTTGCAAAATCCCGACTTGGACATCCATGTCGGCTTTTGCTGGATTCATTCATCTCTGCTGAATTTGGCTTTTTCCGCCATACAGGAACAAGAGTTTCTCCACGGGTCGATGTCCGAAGAATCCGACCAATCAGGACAATTGTCGAAGCGGGACCCCATCCCTTTTAAAGAAGATCAGATACGCCTGTATGAAGCGATCATCCAATATGATGAAAACTTGCTCACCCTGAACGGGCTGGAAGATATACTCTCCTATACCGTCCGGGAGGTTTGCCGTATCGCCGGGTTCGCGCGGGCCGCGCTGTTTTGGTACACACCCATCACCCGTTCCCTGGATGGAATCTATTCTCACAACATCGATTTGGACGACATTCGGCGCATCCGGGAACTGGACTACAAGATACCCGGGTTGAAATACGTACTGAAGGAGAAAAAGCCCATCTATTTTCGAAACGTCAAGCATTACCTCCCATCTCACCACATTGAACACTTTCGGGTCACGTCCCTGGTGGTGGCCCCCCTGTACGGGAAGGATCCCTTCCCCCTCGGATTCTTACTCCTCGACCAGAACGGGCAACCCTTCCGGCCGGAACACCAGATGATGGAAACCGTCCACGCATTGATGAAGCGGACGTCCAAGGCCCTGGAAGCTCAGTTAAACCCGTCCCGTCCACCCCGCTTCCACACCCCTTCCGTCCTCAGTAACCGGGAACGGGAAATCCTGCAGCTGATTGCCGATGGCCACAGCACCAAATCTATCGCTGCCGAACTGTATATCAGCGAACACACCGTCGCCGAGTACGCCAACACCATCTTAAAGAAGCTGGAGGCCAAAAACCGGACCGAAGCGGTGGCCATCGCCCTGCGGAAGCAGTGGATCCGGTGA
- a CDS encoding SCP2 sterol-binding domain-containing protein produces MAFEAFTDEWAKEWAKHLNRNENYRKLAATWEWPLVLRVEKDESVGLEEDRAIYLDLWHGQCREARAATEEDLENAPYIISADPYTWKMILERKLEPISTLMRGRLKLVKGDLSTLSGYVMAAKSLLEDALKVDTEIPEALK; encoded by the coding sequence ATGGCATTTGAGGCTTTCACGGACGAATGGGCAAAAGAATGGGCCAAACATTTGAACCGGAACGAAAACTATCGGAAGTTGGCAGCAACCTGGGAATGGCCGCTGGTGCTGCGGGTGGAAAAGGATGAGTCCGTCGGGTTGGAGGAGGATCGTGCCATCTATCTGGATCTGTGGCACGGCCAATGCCGGGAGGCCAGGGCGGCAACGGAAGAAGATCTGGAAAATGCACCGTACATCATCAGCGCCGATCCCTACACATGGAAAATGATCCTCGAGCGGAAACTGGAGCCCATCTCGACACTGATGCGCGGCAGACTGAAGTTGGTCAAAGGCGACCTGTCGACTCTGTCCGGCTATGTGATGGCTGCCAAGTCTCTGCTGGAGGACGCTTTGAAAGTGGATACGGAGATTCCCGAAGCCCTGAAATAA
- a CDS encoding R2-like ligand-binding oxidase encodes MRVMQSTSEKGLNHSLLPMRLYHKAKVLGVWDPKDIDLTQDRKDWKTFNEIEKEMALRLCSMFQAGEEAVTRDLLPLIRVISMEGRLEEEMFLTTFLWEEAKHTEAFRRFLDEVAGVTGQDLSVYHLDNYRKLFYEYLPQAMERLIHDPSPEAQAEASVTYNMIVEGVLAETGYYSTFCSYKRLGLMPGTVKTFEYLQRDESRHIAYGVYLLQRLIIEHDHVWDVVRKRMEFLLPTAIGVVNELIGQVEVLPFGLDKDEMIQYAMKQFDIRMSLLERAHGKSVEELSDLSEETLKTVKEVF; translated from the coding sequence ATGCGCGTGATGCAGAGCACGAGCGAAAAAGGGCTGAATCATTCGCTTCTACCCATGCGGTTGTATCACAAAGCCAAAGTTTTGGGTGTATGGGATCCGAAGGACATCGATTTGACCCAGGACAGGAAAGACTGGAAAACGTTTAACGAAATTGAAAAGGAGATGGCCCTGCGCCTGTGTTCCATGTTTCAGGCGGGAGAGGAAGCGGTCACTCGGGACCTGCTTCCGCTGATCCGCGTTATTTCCATGGAAGGACGCCTCGAGGAAGAGATGTTTTTGACCACATTTCTGTGGGAAGAGGCAAAACACACCGAAGCATTTCGACGCTTCCTCGATGAGGTGGCCGGTGTCACTGGACAGGATTTGTCCGTGTATCACCTCGACAATTACCGGAAGCTGTTTTACGAATACCTGCCGCAAGCCATGGAGCGGTTGATACACGATCCCTCGCCGGAAGCACAGGCGGAGGCGTCCGTCACCTACAACATGATCGTCGAAGGCGTGCTGGCGGAAACGGGATATTATTCCACATTCTGCTCCTACAAACGCTTGGGCCTGATGCCGGGAACAGTCAAGACGTTTGAATACCTGCAGCGGGATGAATCTCGCCACATTGCCTACGGTGTTTATCTCCTCCAGCGTCTCATCATCGAACACGACCATGTGTGGGACGTCGTCCGAAAGCGGATGGAGTTTCTCCTGCCGACGGCGATCGGCGTGGTCAACGAGTTGATCGGTCAGGTGGAGGTTCTCCCCTTCGGTTTGGACAAGGACGAAATGATTCAGTACGCCATGAAACAATTCGATATCCGGATGAGCTTGTTGGAGCGGGCCCATGGAAAGTCGGTGGAGGAGCTTTCCGACCTGAGTGAAGAAACCTTAAAAACAGTAAAGGAAGTTTTTTAA